The Juglans regia cultivar Chandler chromosome 2, Walnut 2.0, whole genome shotgun sequence genome includes a window with the following:
- the LOC108984723 gene encoding cold and drought-regulated protein CORA-like, whose protein sequence is MASSKVFLLLGLAFAVVLLVSARELAETTQTQEAVQTDSVEEAKYGGHGYGHGYGHGYGHGHGHGHGHGKPGHGGHPGHGAAGETENDQN, encoded by the exons ATGGCTTCCTCCaaggtttttcttcttctcggTCTCGCCTTTGCTGTTGTTCTCCTGGTCTCAGCTCGTGAGCTCGCTGAGACTACTCAAACCC AGGAGGCTGTACAAACTGACTCTGTGGAGGAGGCCAAGTATGGTGGCCACGGGTACGGCCACGGCTACGGACACGGCTACGGACACGGCCACGGTCACGGACACGGACACGGTAAACCAGGTCATGGTGGTCACCCAGGACATGGTGCTGCTGGCGAAACTGAAAACGACCAAAACTAG